In the Setaria italica strain Yugu1 chromosome VI, Setaria_italica_v2.0, whole genome shotgun sequence genome, one interval contains:
- the LOC101783271 gene encoding germin-like protein 8-7, translated as MAPSSYFLLAVFLALVACQANASDPSPLQDFCVADKHSPVKVNGFACKDPMAVNADDFFKAAKLDEPRNTAHSKVGSNVTLISALQLPGLNTLGISLARIDYAPLGENPPHTHPRATEILTVLEGTLYVGFVTSNPNNTLFAKVLNKGDVFVFPEGLIHFQFNPIHDKPAVALAALSSQNPGAITIANAVFGSKPPISDDVLAKAFQVEKGTIDWLQAQFWENNHY; from the exons ATGGCCCCCTCCTCCTACTTCCTTCTTGCTGTTTTTCTAGCATTGGTCGCTTGCCAGGCTAATGCTTCCGATCCTAGCCCACTCCAGGACTTCTGTGTAGCTGACAAGCACTCTCCTG TGAAGGTGAATGGGTTTGCTTGCAAGGACCCCATGGCCGTGAATGCAGATGACTTCTTCAAGGCAGCTAAACTTGACGAGCCTAGGAACACCGCGCATAGCAAGGTGGGATCTAATGTCACATTGATCAGTGCCTTGCAGCTCCCTGGTCTCAACACTCTAGGCATCTCTCTAGCTCGCATTGACTATGCACCCCTAGGTGAGAATCCACCACACACCCACCCACGTGCCACTGAGATCCTAACAGTGCTTGAGGGGACCCTCTATGTTGGGTTTGTCACCTCCAACCCAAACAACACATTGTTTGCCAAGGTCCTCAACAAGGGTGATGTGTTTGTATTCCCCGAAGGGCTCATCCACTTCCAGTTCAACCCCATCCACGACAAGCCAGCGGTTGCACTCGCTGCGCTCAGCAGCCAAAACCCTGGGGCTATTACCATCGCTAATGCGGTCTTTGGATCAAAGCCACCAATCTCGGATGATGTGTTGGCCAAGGCATTCCAGGTGGAAAAGGGGACAATTGATTGGCTCCAGGCTCAGTTCTGGGAGAACAACCACTACTAA
- the LOC105914653 gene encoding uncharacterized protein LOC105914653 produces MILLPVLHQHHWSVYCVNFGQSRIDVLDSFLYNPESDNNWDNYHLEFGKKIMHRLSDALSIAAPLKFKSFKNWRHVPVKVPVQKATSDSAFFAMKFLEFYDGDGHGSLHTSIAAERSKELRAETLYYLTFHKQNKVVALPDEILHCAYCTFS; encoded by the exons atg ATTCTTCTACCAGTTCTACATCAGCACCATTGGTCTGTTTATTGCGTTAACTTTGGCCAATCACGGATTGATGTGCTTGACTCATTTTTGTACAATCCTGAGTCTGACAACAATTGGGACAATTATCATTTGGaatttgggaaaaaaatcatgCACCGACTAAGTGATGCACTCTCCATTGCTGCACCTCTCAAATTTAAATCATTCAAGAACTGGAGACATGTCCCGGTCAAGGTTCCCGTCCAGAAGGCCACGTCGGACAGTGCATTCTTTGCCATGAAGTTTCTCGAGTTCTATGATGGTGATGGCCATGGCTCACTACACACTAGCATCGCTGCT GAACGATCTAAAGAGTTGCGTGCTGAGACCTTGTACTACCTCACTTTTCATAAGCAGAACAAGGTTGTGGCGCTGCCCGATGAAATCCTTCA CTGTGCATATTGTACATTCTCTTGA